From the genome of Perca fluviatilis chromosome 1, GENO_Pfluv_1.0, whole genome shotgun sequence, one region includes:
- the smad1 gene encoding mothers against decapentaplegic homolog 1 has protein sequence MNVTSLFSFTSPAVKRLLGWKQGDEEEKWAEKAVDALVKKLKKKKGAMEELERALSCPGQPSNCVTIPRSLDGRLQVSHRKGLPHVIYCRVWRWPDLQSHHELKALECCEYPFGSKQKDVCINPYHYKRVDSPVLPPVLVPRNSEFNAKHTMLPRFRNPLQQNEPHMPQNATFPESFAQANTLQPNFPNSPGNSYPNSPGSGSSSATFPHSPSSSDPGSPFQMPETPPPVYMPPEEQMTQDCPQPMDTNLLAPPLPLESNNRPDVQPVAYEEPKHWCSIVYYELNNRVGEAFQASSTSVLVDGFTDPSNNRNRFCLGLLSNVNRNSTIENTRRHIGKGVHLYYVGGEVYAECLSDSSIFVQSRNCNFHHGFHPTTVCKIPSGCSLKIFNNQEFAELLAQSVNHGFEAVYELTKMCTIRMSFVKGWGAEYHRQDVTSTPCWIEIHLHGPLQWLDKVLTQMGSPHNPISSVS, from the exons ATGAACGTCACCTCGCTCTTCTCCTTCACCAGCCCGGCGGTCAAACGGCTGCTGGGTTGGAAGCAGGGAGACGAGGAAGAGAAATGGGCAGAAAAGGCCGTGGATGCTCTGGTTAAGAAACTGAAAAAGAAGAAGGGAGCCATGGAGGAGCTGGAGAGGGCCCTCAGCTGCCCAGGTCAGCCCAGTAACTGTGTGACAATCCCCCGCTCCCTGGATGGACGGCTGCAGGTGTCCCATAGGAAAGGTCTTCCCCATGTCATTTATTGTCGGGTGTGGCGCTGGCCCGACCTGCAGTCCCACCACgagctgaaggccctggagtGCTGCGAGTACCCCTTTGGCTCCAAACAGAAGGATGTGTGTATCAACCCCTACCATTACAAACGAGTGGACAGTCCAG TGCTGCCCCCTGTGTTGGTACCGAGGAACAGCGAGTTCAACGCCAAGCATACAATGTTGCCTCGCTTCCGCAACCCTCTACAACAGAATGAGCCGCACATGCCGCAGAATGCCACCTTCCCAGAATCATTTGCTCAGGCCAACACATTGCAACCCAATTTCCCCAATTCGCCGGGAAACAGCTACCCAAACTCGCCAGGaagcggcagcagcagcgccacgtTCCCTCATTCACCATCCAGCTCTGACCCCGGCAGTCCATTCCAGATGCCAG AGACTCCCCCTCCTGTCTACATGCCCCCAGAGGAGCAGATGACTCAGGATTGCCCCCAGCCAATGGACACCAACCTCCTGGCTCCACCTTTGCCTCTAGAGAGTAACAACCGGCCAG ATGTGCAGCCCGTGGCCTATGAGGAACCCAAGCACTGGTGCTCTATTGTTTACTATGAGCTCAACAATCGGGTTGGAGAGGCGTTCCAAGCGTCCTCCACCAGCGTGCTCGTTGATGGCTTCACAGATCCCTCCAACAACCGCAACCGATTTTGCCTCGGCCTGCTCTCCAACGTCAACCGCAACTCCACCATTGAAAACACCAGGCGGCACATCGGCAAAG GTGTCCATCTGTATTATGTTGGTGGGGAGGTGTATGCAGAATGTCTGAGTGATAGCAGTATCTTCGTCCAGAGTCGTAACTGTAACTTCCACCACGGCTTCCATCCAACAACTGTCTGTAAGATTCCCAGCGGCTGCAGCCTGAAAATCTTCAACAACCAGGAGTTTGCTGAGCTGCTGGCCCAGTCCGTCAACCACGGCTTCGAGGCCGTTTATGAGCTCACCAAGATGTGTACCATCCGCATGAGCTTCGTTAAA GGCTGGGGAGCAGAGTACCACCGCCAGGATGTGACCAGCACACCCTGCTGGATTGAGATTCACCTGCATGGTCCCCTGCAGTGGTTGGATAAGGTGCTAACCCAGATGGGCTCCCCCCACAACCCTATATCCTCTGTCTCATAG
- the mmaa gene encoding methylmalonic aciduria type A protein, mitochondrial isoform X1 has translation MQLMPYIYHKMRRFGLSLLRHISSLPSSFTAPSVTRTFSLHQGVFTGSPTCYQGTFPGHSCQHRRGVSTALRRHIQDLSGPEQRLLEKLYEGLIGGQRASLAESITLVETQHPRKKELAQVLLQRVLAYRREQESRNGGKPVAFRVGLSGPPGAGKSSFIEVVGKMLTGRGHKVSVLAVDPSSCTTGGSLMGDKTRMTELSRDMKAFIRPSPASGTLGGVTRTTNEAIVLCEGAGYDIVLVETVGVGQSEFAVADMVDMFVLLIPPAGGDELQGIKRGIIERADLVVVTKSDGDLVVPARRIQTEYTSALKLLRRQSKSWNPKVVRASSHTSEGIPEAWAKMESYRDAMLASGELQGRRRAQQKVWMWSLIQENALCHFQNHPSVREALPHLEERVTKGAISPGLAADLLLKAFSSSSSSPQ, from the exons ATGCAGCTG ATGCCCTACATTTACCATAAAATGCGACGGTTTGGCCTCTCCCTTCTCCGCCACATCTCCTCCCTTCCCTCCTCGTTCACTGCCCCCTCGGTCACCAGGACTTTCTCCCTCCACCAAGGGGTCTTTACTGGTTCGCCCACCTGTTACCAGGGCACCTTCCCGGGTCACAGCTGCCAGCACAGGAGGGGTGTGAGCACAGCCCTCAGGCGGCACATCCAGGACCTGAGTGGGCCTGAGCAGAGGCTGTTGGAGAAACTGTACGAAGGGCTGATTGGAGGACAGCGGGCGTCTCTGGCTGAGTCCATCACTCTGGTGGAGACCCAGCATCCCAGGAAAAAAGAGCTGGCCCAGGTGCTGCTGCAGAGGGTGCTGGCCTACAGGAGGGAGCAGGAGAGTCGTAATGGAGGAAAGCCAGTAGCCTTCAGAGTAG gTCTGTCCGGTCCTCCAGGAGCAGGGAAGTCGTCCTTCATTGAGGTGGTGGGGAAGATGTTGACAGGACGTGGACATAAGGTTTCAGTGCTGGCTGTTGACCCGTCCTCCTGCACTACAGGAG GCTCTTTGATGGGTGATAAGACTCGTATGACTGAACTCTCCAGGGACATGAAGGCTTTTATCAGGCCATCTCCGGCCTCAGGAACACTTGGTGGAGTCACCAGAACAACTAATGAGGCCATTGTTCTCTGTGAGGGGGCGGGATATGACATTGTCCTTGTAGAGACCGTAG GTGTGGGTCAGTCAGAGTTTGCAGTAGCTGACATGGTTGACATGTTTGTGCTGCTGATTCCGCCAGCAGGGGGCGATGAACTCCAG GGTATCAAGAGGGGCATCATTGAGAGGGCAGACTTGGTGGTGGTGACGAAGTCGGATGGAGACCTGGTGGTGCCAGCCAGGAGGATCCAGACTGAATACACCAGCGCACTCAAGCTGCTCAGGAGACAGTCCAAGTCCTGGAAccctaag gTGGTGCGTGCCTCCTCACACACCAGTGAGGGCATCCCAGAGGCCTGGGCCAAGATGGAGTCGTACCGGGACGCCATGCTAGCCAGCGGTGAACTGCAGGGGCGGCGGAGGGCCCAGCAGAAGGTTTGGATGTGGAGTTTGATCCAGGAGAACGCCCTCTGCCATTTCCAGAATCACCCCAGTGTCAGAGAGGCTTTACCCCACCTCGAGGAGAGGGTCACCAAAGGAGCCATCTCCCCAGGCCTGGCTGCTGACCTGCTTCTCAAAGccttctcatcatcatcatcatcaccacagtAA
- the mmaa gene encoding methylmalonic aciduria type A protein, mitochondrial isoform X2 has protein sequence MPYIYHKMRRFGLSLLRHISSLPSSFTAPSVTRTFSLHQGVFTGSPTCYQGTFPGHSCQHRRGVSTALRRHIQDLSGPEQRLLEKLYEGLIGGQRASLAESITLVETQHPRKKELAQVLLQRVLAYRREQESRNGGKPVAFRVGLSGPPGAGKSSFIEVVGKMLTGRGHKVSVLAVDPSSCTTGGSLMGDKTRMTELSRDMKAFIRPSPASGTLGGVTRTTNEAIVLCEGAGYDIVLVETVGVGQSEFAVADMVDMFVLLIPPAGGDELQGIKRGIIERADLVVVTKSDGDLVVPARRIQTEYTSALKLLRRQSKSWNPKVVRASSHTSEGIPEAWAKMESYRDAMLASGELQGRRRAQQKVWMWSLIQENALCHFQNHPSVREALPHLEERVTKGAISPGLAADLLLKAFSSSSSSPQ, from the exons ATGCCCTACATTTACCATAAAATGCGACGGTTTGGCCTCTCCCTTCTCCGCCACATCTCCTCCCTTCCCTCCTCGTTCACTGCCCCCTCGGTCACCAGGACTTTCTCCCTCCACCAAGGGGTCTTTACTGGTTCGCCCACCTGTTACCAGGGCACCTTCCCGGGTCACAGCTGCCAGCACAGGAGGGGTGTGAGCACAGCCCTCAGGCGGCACATCCAGGACCTGAGTGGGCCTGAGCAGAGGCTGTTGGAGAAACTGTACGAAGGGCTGATTGGAGGACAGCGGGCGTCTCTGGCTGAGTCCATCACTCTGGTGGAGACCCAGCATCCCAGGAAAAAAGAGCTGGCCCAGGTGCTGCTGCAGAGGGTGCTGGCCTACAGGAGGGAGCAGGAGAGTCGTAATGGAGGAAAGCCAGTAGCCTTCAGAGTAG gTCTGTCCGGTCCTCCAGGAGCAGGGAAGTCGTCCTTCATTGAGGTGGTGGGGAAGATGTTGACAGGACGTGGACATAAGGTTTCAGTGCTGGCTGTTGACCCGTCCTCCTGCACTACAGGAG GCTCTTTGATGGGTGATAAGACTCGTATGACTGAACTCTCCAGGGACATGAAGGCTTTTATCAGGCCATCTCCGGCCTCAGGAACACTTGGTGGAGTCACCAGAACAACTAATGAGGCCATTGTTCTCTGTGAGGGGGCGGGATATGACATTGTCCTTGTAGAGACCGTAG GTGTGGGTCAGTCAGAGTTTGCAGTAGCTGACATGGTTGACATGTTTGTGCTGCTGATTCCGCCAGCAGGGGGCGATGAACTCCAG GGTATCAAGAGGGGCATCATTGAGAGGGCAGACTTGGTGGTGGTGACGAAGTCGGATGGAGACCTGGTGGTGCCAGCCAGGAGGATCCAGACTGAATACACCAGCGCACTCAAGCTGCTCAGGAGACAGTCCAAGTCCTGGAAccctaag gTGGTGCGTGCCTCCTCACACACCAGTGAGGGCATCCCAGAGGCCTGGGCCAAGATGGAGTCGTACCGGGACGCCATGCTAGCCAGCGGTGAACTGCAGGGGCGGCGGAGGGCCCAGCAGAAGGTTTGGATGTGGAGTTTGATCCAGGAGAACGCCCTCTGCCATTTCCAGAATCACCCCAGTGTCAGAGAGGCTTTACCCCACCTCGAGGAGAGGGTCACCAAAGGAGCCATCTCCCCAGGCCTGGCTGCTGACCTGCTTCTCAAAGccttctcatcatcatcatcatcaccacagtAA